From Rhea pennata isolate bPtePen1 chromosome 26, bPtePen1.pri, whole genome shotgun sequence, the proteins below share one genomic window:
- the LOC134151330 gene encoding myosin light chain kinase, smooth muscle-like, with the protein MSQPEGEEAFEYCDVTINSQEKVLDVYTQLEKLGEGKFGMVYRLQEKATGKIRAGKYFRTRTAKERQAAQAEVELMNLLHHPRLVQCLAAFQSPKELVMVMEYIAGGELFERIVDDNFEHTEPSSIQYMRQILEGLQYMHSQAIVHLDLKPENIVCVSTSSHWLKIIDFGLAQKLVPGNPVKVLHGTPEFMAPEVVSFEPVGFTTDMWSIGVICYILLSGESPFQGDNDMETLSNITAARWEFEEETFSEISQQAKDFISQLLQKDARCRLSSKEALLHPWLQQLVPSSTKVLSKERIKQFLTRRKWQKTGKALLALNRLTLRSPNLDRKVSDTQDEESDGPGKC; encoded by the exons aTGTCCCAGCCAGAAG GTGAGGAAGCTTTTGAATACTGTGATGTTACCATCAACAGCCAGGAGAAGGTTTTGGATGTGTACACACAGCTGGAGAAGCTTGGAGA GGGGAAGTTCGGGATGGTGTACAGACTACAGGAAAAGGCCACCGGGAAGATCCGGGCTGGGAAGTACTTCCGGACACGGACAGCCAAAGAGAGGCAGGCGGCTCAGGCAGAGGTGGAACTCATGAACCTGCTGCATCACCCACGTCTCGTGCAGTGTCTTGCTGCCTTCCAGAGCCCCAAGGAGCTGGTGATGGTGATGGAGTA CATCGCAGGCGGGGAGCTCTTTGAACGGATTGTGGATGACAACTTTGAGCACACAGAGCCCAGCAGCATCCAGTACATGAGGCAGATCCTGGAGGGACTCCAGTACATGCATAGCCAGGCCATTGTCCACCTGGACCTCAAACCTGAGAATATCGTCTGCGTCAGCACAAGCAGCCATTGGCTCAAGATCATCGACTTTGGCCTGGCACAGAAACTGG TTCCAGGCAACCCTGTGAAGGTGCTGCACGGGACTCCTGAGTTTATGGCTCCAGAAGTGGTCTCCTTTGAGCCCGTGGGGTTCACCACAGACATGTGGAGCATTGGTGTCATCTGCTATATCCT GTTGAGTGGGGAGTCGCCCTTTCAGGGGGATAATGATATGGAGACATTAAGCAACATCACAGCTGCCCGGTGGGAGTTTGAAGAGGAGACCTTCTCAGAGATCTCCCAGCAGGCCAAAGACTTCAtcagccagctgctgcagaaggatgCCCG GTGCCGGCTCTCCAGCAAAGAGGCTCTGTTGCAcccctggctgcagcagctggtgcCCAGCAGCACAAAAGTGCTGTCAAAGGAGAGGATTAAGCAGTTCCTGACTCGCCGCAAGTGGCAG aaaacaggaaaagccCTGCTGGCTCTCAACAGACTGACCCTACGCTCCCCAAATCTGGACAGGAAAGTGTCAGACACCCAGGATGAGGAAAGTGATGGACCCGGCAAGTGCTGA